The following proteins are co-located in the Massilia litorea genome:
- a CDS encoding aldo/keto reductase, producing the protein MERKRLGRSELMVSKVCLGTMTFGEQNTELEAHRQLDYAVERGINFIDTAEMYPVMGRAETQGSTERFIGSWLKARGRRDELVIASKIAGPNANMGWIRGAGHDLDAANVRAAVETSLQRLQTDYIDLYQIHWPSRNLPIFGANSFDPKRERSSVPIEETLGALGELVKAGKIREIGVSNESSWGVCEYVKQAEMRGLPRIATIQNLYNLTARAFETSLLDETCFRTDVSLLAYSPLAFGQLTAKYLDDPKAHGRLTIFPPNWSPRYVRPETLAATAEYAALARANGLTPAQMALAWCYSRWFVGATIIGATTLEQLKENIDAAEIVLSAEVVAAIDAIHARITNPGQ; encoded by the coding sequence ATGGAACGCAAACGCTTGGGACGCAGCGAGTTGATGGTGTCGAAGGTCTGCCTCGGCACCATGACCTTCGGCGAGCAGAACACGGAGCTTGAGGCCCACCGCCAGCTCGACTACGCGGTCGAACGCGGCATCAATTTCATCGACACTGCGGAGATGTATCCGGTGATGGGCCGCGCCGAGACGCAGGGTTCCACGGAGCGCTTCATCGGCAGCTGGCTGAAGGCACGCGGCCGCCGCGACGAGCTGGTGATCGCCTCGAAGATCGCGGGGCCGAATGCGAACATGGGCTGGATCCGCGGCGCAGGGCACGACCTCGACGCGGCCAACGTACGCGCGGCGGTCGAGACGAGCCTGCAGCGCCTGCAGACGGACTACATCGACCTGTACCAGATCCATTGGCCGAGCCGTAACCTGCCGATCTTCGGGGCCAACAGTTTCGATCCGAAGCGCGAGCGCAGCAGCGTGCCGATCGAGGAGACGCTGGGCGCACTCGGCGAACTGGTCAAGGCGGGCAAGATCCGCGAGATCGGCGTGTCGAACGAGAGCTCGTGGGGCGTGTGCGAATATGTGAAGCAGGCCGAGATGCGCGGCCTGCCGCGGATTGCGACGATCCAGAATTTATATAACCTCACCGCGCGCGCGTTCGAAACGTCCTTGCTCGACGAGACCTGCTTCCGGACCGATGTGAGCCTGCTGGCCTACAGTCCGCTGGCGTTCGGACAGCTGACGGCGAAGTACCTCGACGATCCGAAGGCGCATGGCCGCCTGACGATCTTCCCGCCGAACTGGAGTCCGCGCTACGTGCGGCCCGAGACGCTGGCGGCGACCGCCGAGTATGCGGCGCTGGCGCGGGCAAACGGCTTGACGCCGGCGCAGATGGCGCTGGCATGGTGTTATTCGCGCTGGTTCGTGGGGGCGACCATCATCGGGGCGACGACGCTGGAACAGCTGAAGGAGAACATCGATGCGGCGGAGATCGTGTTGTCGGCCGAGGTGGTGGCCGCGATCGATGCGATTCATGCGCGGATTACAAATCCAGGTCAATAA
- a CDS encoding sulfate/molybdate ABC transporter ATP-binding protein, producing MTIEVQHIRKQFGQFQALDDVSLQFPNGELTALLGPSGCGKTTLLRIIAGLEHPDSGSVLLDGQDASSSHVRERQVGFVFQHYALFKHMTVFENVAFGLRVRPRRERPSEQQIRDKVKQLLELVQLDWIADRYPPQLSGGQRQRIALARALAVEPRVLLLDEPFGALDAKVRKELRRWLRRLHDDLHVTSIFVTHDQEEALEVADQVVVMNKGRVEQLGTPASVYNAPASPFVYSFLGNVNLFHGRVHDGVLASGDALFDAPGHGGVQNADGIGYVRPHDLDVERYTPGQQGIVVKLRRAHAIGPLAQLDLERADNAQLIEAVIPNERFAGLGLKEGETLVVRPRQIQVFVDEGGGI from the coding sequence ATGACGATCGAAGTCCAACACATCCGCAAGCAGTTCGGCCAGTTCCAGGCGCTCGACGACGTCTCGCTGCAATTCCCGAACGGCGAACTGACCGCCTTGCTCGGCCCCTCGGGCTGCGGCAAGACCACGCTGCTGCGCATCATCGCCGGCCTCGAGCATCCGGACAGCGGCTCGGTGCTGCTCGACGGCCAGGATGCGTCGAGCAGCCATGTGCGCGAGCGCCAGGTCGGCTTCGTGTTCCAGCACTACGCGCTGTTCAAGCACATGACGGTGTTCGAGAACGTCGCCTTCGGTTTGCGCGTGCGTCCGCGCCGCGAGCGCCCGTCGGAGCAGCAGATCCGCGACAAAGTAAAACAGCTGCTGGAACTGGTGCAGCTCGACTGGATCGCCGACCGCTATCCGCCGCAGCTGTCGGGCGGCCAGCGCCAGCGCATTGCCTTGGCGCGTGCGCTGGCTGTCGAGCCGCGCGTGCTGTTATTGGATGAACCGTTCGGCGCGCTGGACGCCAAGGTGAGGAAGGAACTGCGCCGCTGGCTGCGCCGCCTGCACGACGACCTGCACGTGACCTCGATCTTCGTCACCCACGACCAGGAAGAAGCGCTCGAAGTGGCGGACCAGGTGGTCGTCATGAACAAGGGCCGCGTCGAGCAGCTGGGCACGCCGGCGAGCGTCTACAACGCGCCCGCATCGCCCTTCGTCTACAGCTTCCTCGGCAACGTCAACCTGTTCCACGGCCGCGTGCACGATGGCGTGCTGGCCAGCGGCGATGCGCTGTTCGACGCGCCCGGCCATGGTGGCGTGCAGAACGCCGACGGCATCGGCTATGTGCGTCCGCACGACCTCGACGTCGAACGCTACACGCCGGGGCAGCAGGGCATCGTCGTGAAACTGCGCCGCGCGCATGCGATCGGCCCGCTGGCCCAGCTCGACCTCGAACGCGCCGACAATGCCCAGCTGATCGAAGCCGTGATTCCGAACGAGCGCTTCGCCGGCCTCGGCCTGAAGGAAGGCGAGACCCTGGTCGTGCGTCCGCGCCAGATCCAGGTATTCGTCGACGAAGGAGGCGGCATATGA
- a CDS encoding sulfite exporter TauE/SafE family protein, with protein MLMTYITAGFAVGLLVGMTGVGGGSLMTPLLTLLFGISPTVAVGTDLAFASITKSAGTITHRFNGTVNWAIVRRLCLGALPAALIATLILSQFGALDARIGQIIRYSIAGSVMLTVVALLFRRRMLAWIKAHPERQLQGKALSAATIIAGAVLGTLVTVSSIGAGAVGATLLVMLYPKLTPAEVAGTDIAYAVPLTAIAAAGHWWLGSIDWTLLVTLLIGSLPGITLGSMLARKVPERFLRALLAMTLTGVAFKLIY; from the coding sequence ATGTTGATGACTTATATTACGGCCGGCTTTGCCGTCGGCTTGCTGGTCGGAATGACCGGCGTGGGTGGCGGCTCGCTGATGACGCCGCTCCTGACCTTGCTGTTCGGCATCTCTCCGACCGTCGCGGTCGGCACCGATCTCGCCTTTGCGTCGATCACCAAGAGCGCCGGCACCATTACCCACCGTTTCAATGGCACCGTCAACTGGGCCATCGTACGCCGCCTGTGCCTGGGCGCGCTGCCGGCTGCGTTGATCGCGACCCTGATCCTGAGCCAGTTCGGCGCGCTCGACGCACGCATCGGCCAGATCATCCGCTATTCCATCGCCGGCTCGGTCATGCTGACCGTCGTCGCATTGCTGTTCCGCCGCCGCATGCTGGCCTGGATCAAGGCCCACCCCGAGCGCCAGCTGCAGGGCAAGGCCTTGAGCGCGGCCACGATCATCGCCGGCGCGGTGCTCGGTACCCTCGTCACCGTGTCCTCGATCGGCGCCGGCGCCGTCGGCGCGACCCTGCTTGTCATGCTGTATCCAAAACTGACCCCGGCCGAAGTGGCCGGCACCGACATCGCCTACGCCGTGCCGCTGACCGCGATTGCCGCCGCCGGCCACTGGTGGCTGGGTTCGATCGACTGGACGCTGCTGGTCACCCTGCTCATCGGTTCCCTGCCGGGCATTACCCTTGGCTCGATGCTGGCCCGCAAGGTGCCGGAACGCTTCCTGCGCGCGCTACTGGCGATGACGCTGACCGGCGTCGCCTTCAAGCTGATCTATTAA
- the cysW gene encoding sulfate ABC transporter permease subunit CysW: protein MSAVLDKPLATPQTATRPVKTNAFEPNWVRYTLIAVALLFLTLFLFVPLVAVFTEALKKGWDTYVASVLDPDAISAIKLTLIAAGIAVPLNLVFGVAAAWCIAKFDFKGKSILLTLIDLPFSVSPVIAGLIYVLLFGAQGWFGQWLMDHDIKILFAVPGIVLATVFITFPFVARELIPLMQQQGTEEEEAALVLGASGWQTFWRVTLPNIKWGLLYGVILCNARAMGEFGAVSVVSGHIRGETNTMPLQVEILYNEYNFTAAFAIASLLALLALVTLAVKSFIEWRLHLSMRADAGTPERPQ, encoded by the coding sequence ATGAGCGCAGTCCTGGATAAACCACTCGCGACGCCGCAAACCGCCACGCGTCCCGTGAAAACCAATGCCTTCGAGCCGAACTGGGTGCGCTACACCCTGATCGCCGTCGCGCTGCTGTTCCTGACCCTGTTCCTGTTCGTGCCGCTGGTCGCCGTGTTCACCGAAGCGCTGAAAAAGGGCTGGGATACCTATGTCGCATCGGTGCTCGACCCGGACGCGATTTCCGCCATCAAGCTGACGCTGATCGCCGCCGGCATCGCGGTGCCGCTGAACCTGGTCTTCGGCGTGGCCGCAGCGTGGTGTATCGCCAAGTTCGACTTCAAGGGCAAAAGCATCCTGCTGACCCTGATCGACCTGCCGTTCTCGGTCTCGCCGGTGATCGCGGGCCTGATCTACGTGCTGCTGTTCGGCGCCCAGGGCTGGTTCGGGCAGTGGCTGATGGACCACGACATCAAGATCCTGTTCGCGGTGCCGGGCATCGTGCTGGCGACCGTTTTTATTACCTTCCCGTTCGTCGCACGCGAGCTCATTCCCTTGATGCAGCAACAGGGAACCGAGGAAGAAGAAGCGGCGCTGGTGCTGGGCGCCTCGGGCTGGCAGACCTTCTGGCGCGTGACGCTCCCGAACATCAAATGGGGCCTGCTGTACGGCGTCATCCTGTGCAATGCGCGGGCGATGGGCGAGTTCGGCGCCGTATCCGTGGTGTCCGGCCACATCCGCGGCGAGACCAACACCATGCCGCTGCAGGTCGAGATTCTCTATAACGAATACAACTTCACGGCCGCGTTTGCGATCGCATCCTTGCTGGCGCTGCTCGCGCTGGTGACGCTGGCCGTCAAGTCCTTTATCGAATGGCGTCTGCACCTGTCGATGCGTGCCGACGCCGGTACACCGGAGCGCCCGCAATGA
- a CDS encoding CysB family HTH-type transcriptional regulator, translating into MNFQQLRSVREAARRNFNLTDVAAALFTSQPGVSRQIRELEDELGVVIFERNGKRLTGLTAPGKGILKIVERLLVEAENLSQASQEYSAQDSGTLTIAVTHTQARYALPQVVQSFRNAFPNVRIALQQSAPEHIAEYVLSGRADIGIATEGLSAFPDLVSFPCYRWSHVVVAPDGHPLLNKMPLRLEDLAEYPLITYDVGYTGRGHIDDAFSKAGLAPDMVLTAMDSDVIKQYVSLGMGVGIIASMAFDNGRDKGLRAIESSHLFAPNVTRLAVRRGAYLRAYAYHFIERFAPGFTRADIERSLADEAVAI; encoded by the coding sequence ATGAACTTCCAGCAGCTGCGTTCGGTGCGCGAAGCGGCGCGCCGCAATTTCAACCTCACCGACGTGGCCGCTGCGCTGTTCACCTCGCAGCCCGGCGTGTCGCGCCAGATCCGCGAGCTCGAGGACGAACTCGGCGTCGTCATTTTCGAACGCAACGGCAAGCGCCTGACCGGCCTGACCGCGCCCGGCAAAGGCATCCTCAAAATCGTCGAGCGCCTGCTGGTGGAAGCGGAAAACCTGTCGCAGGCGAGCCAGGAATATTCGGCCCAGGACAGCGGCACGCTGACCATCGCCGTCACCCACACGCAAGCGCGCTACGCGCTGCCGCAGGTGGTGCAGTCCTTCCGCAACGCCTTTCCGAACGTGCGCATCGCCTTGCAACAAAGCGCGCCGGAACACATCGCGGAATACGTGCTGTCGGGACGTGCCGACATCGGCATCGCCACCGAAGGTTTGTCGGCGTTTCCGGACCTGGTCTCGTTCCCGTGCTACCGCTGGAGCCACGTCGTCGTGGCGCCGGACGGGCATCCGCTGCTGAATAAAATGCCGCTGCGGCTGGAAGACCTGGCCGAGTATCCCTTGATTACCTACGACGTTGGCTACACCGGCCGCGGCCATATCGACGATGCCTTCAGCAAGGCTGGACTGGCGCCGGACATGGTCTTGACCGCCATGGATTCGGACGTCATCAAGCAGTATGTGTCGCTGGGGATGGGGGTCGGGATCATTGCGTCGATGGCCTTCGACAATGGGCGCGACAAGGGGCTGCGGGCGATCGAATCGTCGCACCTGTTTGCGCCAAATGTGACGCGGCTGGCCGTGCGGCGCGGGGCTTACCTGCGCGCGTATGCCTACCACTTCATCGAACGTTTCGCGCCGGGGTTTACGCGGGCGGATATCGAGCGCTCGCTGGCGGACGAGGCGGTGGCGATTTAG
- the cysT gene encoding sulfate ABC transporter permease subunit CysT: MPSLTRAPGRVIPGFGLSLGFTIFYLALIVLIPLSAVFLKTFTMTWEAFWTAVSSERVVASYKLSFGASLIAAGLNVIFGGIVAWVLVRYKFPGKRFIDALVDLPFALPTAVAGITLTALYSNNGWIGKYLEQFGIKVAFTPLGVVVALTFIGLPFVVRTVQPVLEEAERELEEAAASLGASPLQTFFRVILPSIVPALLTGFALAFARATGEYGSVIFIAGNLPMVSEITPLFIITKLEQYDYAGATAIAVVMLVVSFILLLTINLLQAWTRRRAGKK; encoded by the coding sequence ATGCCTTCACTTACGCGCGCGCCGGGCCGGGTCATCCCCGGCTTCGGACTGTCGCTCGGGTTCACGATCTTTTATCTCGCGCTGATCGTCCTGATCCCGCTGTCGGCCGTCTTCCTGAAAACGTTCACGATGACCTGGGAAGCGTTCTGGACGGCGGTTTCGTCCGAGCGCGTGGTCGCCTCCTATAAGCTCAGCTTCGGCGCCTCGTTGATCGCGGCCGGCCTGAACGTGATTTTCGGCGGCATCGTTGCCTGGGTGCTGGTGCGCTACAAGTTCCCCGGTAAACGCTTCATCGACGCCCTGGTCGACCTGCCGTTCGCGCTGCCGACCGCCGTGGCCGGCATCACCCTGACCGCCCTGTATTCGAACAATGGCTGGATCGGCAAATACCTCGAACAGTTCGGGATCAAGGTCGCTTTTACCCCGCTCGGCGTGGTGGTGGCGCTGACCTTCATCGGCCTGCCTTTCGTGGTGCGCACGGTGCAGCCGGTGCTGGAAGAAGCCGAGCGCGAACTGGAAGAAGCGGCCGCCAGCCTGGGCGCGAGCCCGCTGCAGACCTTCTTCCGCGTGATCTTGCCCTCGATCGTGCCGGCCCTGCTGACCGGCTTCGCGCTCGCCTTTGCGCGCGCCACCGGAGAGTATGGTTCCGTCATCTTCATCGCCGGCAACCTGCCGATGGTGTCCGAGATCACGCCGCTCTTCATCATCACCAAACTGGAGCAGTACGACTACGCCGGCGCCACCGCGATCGCGGTCGTGATGCTGGTCGTCTCGTTCATCCTGCTCCTGACGATCAACCTGTTGCAGGCCTGGACCCGCAGAAGGGCAGGCAAGAAATGA
- a CDS encoding diacylglycerol kinase, translating into MEHQTSEFKSKSGFKRILAASSYTVQGLVMAWRIEHAFRQELLVFVLGLIFAFVLPVSAFERLTLIGVLLLVLIVELINSAIEAVVDRISLERHPLSKNAKDFGSAAVGLTVLLAAITWGTVLYNRFM; encoded by the coding sequence ATGGAACATCAGACCAGCGAATTCAAGAGCAAGAGCGGCTTTAAACGCATTCTGGCCGCGTCGAGCTATACCGTGCAGGGCCTGGTCATGGCCTGGCGTATCGAGCACGCCTTCCGCCAGGAGCTGCTGGTCTTCGTGCTGGGCCTGATCTTCGCGTTCGTGCTGCCGGTGTCCGCCTTCGAGCGACTGACGCTGATCGGCGTGCTGTTGCTGGTGCTGATCGTCGAACTCATCAACTCGGCGATCGAGGCGGTGGTCGACCGGATCTCGCTCGAGCGCCATCCTCTGTCGAAGAACGCCAAGGACTTCGGCAGCGCCGCGGTCGGGCTGACGGTGCTGCTGGCCGCGATTACCTGGGGCACGGTGCTGTACAACCGCTTCATGTAA
- the pbpG gene encoding D-alanyl-D-alanine endopeptidase, whose amino-acid sequence MLKLLLSVLVSLFLVVEPVSAAGAGAGAQVASSKQKRQAVKKRAARQPVAKAGRKGKREEAANVAAAEDRPRLIRRVVKVNGKRRVVYQTIRRAAPALLAIPAARTVGDLAGLNQTRDPLSLASNVAFVMDQNSSEVLFEKNANVALPIASITKLMTGLVVVEANLDMNQVLTISEDDVDRHKFSSSRLPVGARMTRGNMLHIALMSSENRAAAALGRNYPGGISAFVAAMNAKARELGMHDTRYVDANGLSSQNVSSARDLAKLVAYAHQKPLLRQYSTDPDWVVEASGRPMRYNNTNYLVRMPDWNIGLQKTGFINEAGRCLVMQAMIQGRNVIMVFLDSKGKMSRTADAGRMRRWLEALAPDSITQPTASPVATSDAVPASFSAVSAAAVLQKR is encoded by the coding sequence ATGTTGAAGCTCCTGTTGTCTGTCCTGGTTTCGCTGTTCCTCGTCGTCGAGCCCGTGTCGGCCGCCGGCGCCGGTGCCGGCGCGCAGGTCGCTTCAAGCAAACAGAAGCGCCAGGCGGTCAAGAAGAGGGCCGCCAGACAACCCGTGGCCAAGGCCGGCCGCAAGGGCAAGCGCGAGGAAGCGGCAAACGTTGCCGCCGCCGAGGACCGCCCGCGCCTGATCCGCCGGGTCGTGAAAGTCAACGGCAAGCGCCGCGTCGTCTACCAGACGATCCGCCGTGCCGCGCCGGCCCTGCTGGCGATCCCCGCGGCGCGCACCGTCGGCGACCTGGCCGGCCTGAACCAGACGCGCGATCCGCTGTCGCTGGCCTCGAATGTGGCTTTCGTGATGGACCAGAACAGTTCGGAAGTACTGTTCGAAAAGAACGCCAACGTCGCGCTGCCGATCGCCTCGATCACCAAGCTGATGACCGGCCTGGTCGTGGTCGAAGCGAACCTGGACATGAACCAGGTCCTCACGATTTCCGAGGACGACGTCGACCGCCACAAATTCAGCAGCTCGCGCCTGCCCGTCGGCGCGCGTATGACACGGGGCAATATGCTGCATATCGCGCTGATGAGTTCGGAGAACCGCGCGGCGGCGGCCCTGGGACGAAACTACCCCGGCGGAATCAGCGCCTTCGTGGCGGCGATGAATGCCAAGGCACGCGAACTGGGCATGCACGACACCCGTTACGTCGACGCCAATGGCCTGTCGAGCCAGAACGTCTCGAGCGCCCGCGACCTGGCGAAACTGGTGGCGTATGCGCACCAGAAGCCGCTGCTGCGCCAGTATTCGACCGATCCGGACTGGGTGGTGGAGGCCAGCGGCCGCCCGATGCGCTACAACAATACGAACTACCTGGTGCGCATGCCGGACTGGAACATCGGCCTGCAGAAGACCGGTTTCATCAACGAAGCAGGGCGGTGCCTGGTGATGCAGGCGATGATCCAGGGCCGCAACGTGATCATGGTCTTCCTCGATTCCAAGGGCAAGATGTCGCGTACGGCCGACGCCGGGCGCATGCGCCGCTGGCTGGAAGCGCTGGCGCCGGACAGCATCACCCAGCCGACGGCGAGCCCGGTCGCTACCAGCGATGCCGTCCCGGCCTCGTTTTCTGCGGTGTCGGCGGCAGCCGTGCTGCAAAAGCGCTGA
- a CDS encoding quinone-dependent dihydroorotate dehydrogenase produces MSDKILYTLARPLLFRLPAETAHNLTLPALRNAAQRGMTGMFKKPAPDPRTVMGITFPNPVGLAAGLDKDGAYIDGLAALGFGSIEIGTVTPRAQAGNPKPRMFRVPAARGIINRMGFNNGGVDAFVANVQASRFYQEKQGVLGLNIGKNADTPIERAADDYLACLRKVYPYASYVTVNISSPNTKNLRQLQGASELDALLTQLKAEQTRLADQHGRYVPLALKIAPDIDAEQIRDIAGALLRHRIDGVIATNTTLNRRDVERYKHGHETGGVSGAPVFDLSNIVIRAMKKELGNAVPIIGVGGILSGKDAKEKIAAGAQLVQLYSGLIYRGPSLVRECADALRA; encoded by the coding sequence ATGTCCGACAAAATCCTCTACACCCTCGCCCGTCCCCTGCTGTTCCGGCTGCCTGCGGAAACCGCACACAACCTGACCCTGCCGGCCCTGCGTAACGCCGCCCAGCGCGGCATGACGGGGATGTTCAAGAAGCCTGCGCCCGATCCGCGTACCGTGATGGGCATCACCTTCCCGAACCCGGTCGGCCTGGCGGCAGGCCTGGACAAGGACGGCGCCTACATCGATGGCCTGGCTGCGTTGGGCTTCGGCTCGATCGAGATCGGCACCGTGACGCCGCGCGCCCAGGCGGGCAACCCGAAGCCGCGCATGTTCCGCGTGCCGGCCGCACGCGGCATCATCAACCGCATGGGTTTCAATAACGGCGGCGTCGACGCCTTCGTCGCCAATGTGCAGGCTTCCCGTTTTTATCAGGAAAAGCAGGGCGTGCTCGGCCTGAACATCGGCAAGAACGCCGACACCCCGATCGAGCGCGCCGCCGACGACTACCTCGCATGCCTGCGCAAGGTCTATCCCTACGCGAGCTACGTCACGGTCAACATCTCGTCGCCGAACACGAAGAACCTGCGCCAGCTGCAGGGCGCTTCGGAACTCGACGCCCTGCTCACGCAGCTGAAGGCGGAACAGACGCGCCTGGCCGACCAGCACGGCCGCTACGTGCCGCTGGCTTTGAAGATCGCACCGGACATCGACGCCGAGCAGATCCGCGACATCGCCGGCGCCCTGCTGCGCCACCGGATCGACGGCGTCATCGCGACAAATACGACGCTGAACCGCCGCGACGTCGAGCGCTACAAGCACGGCCATGAAACCGGCGGCGTCTCGGGTGCGCCCGTGTTCGACCTGTCGAACATCGTCATTCGCGCGATGAAGAAGGAGCTTGGCAACGCGGTGCCGATCATCGGCGTCGGCGGCATCCTGTCGGGGAAGGACGCGAAGGAAAAAATCGCGGCCGGCGCCCAGCTGGTGCAGCTGTATAGTGGCCTGATCTACCGCGGCCCGTCCCTGGTGCGCGAATGCGCCGACGCGCTGCGCGCATAA
- a CDS encoding peroxiredoxin, whose product MTLRLGDTAPDFEQDSTIGRIRFHEWAGDSWVVLFSHPADFTPVCTTELGLTAKLKPEFDKRNVKAIALSVDPAEQHKNWIKDIEETQQTVVGFPIIADADKSVSTLYDMIHPEMSATATVRSLFVIDPKKKIRLTITYPMSTGRNFDEVLRVIDALQLTDGYSVATPGNWKDGDDVIIPLTVQDPAVIAEKYPKGFTAPRPYLRLTPQPNK is encoded by the coding sequence ATGACCTTACGCCTCGGCGACACCGCACCCGATTTCGAGCAGGATTCCACGATCGGCCGCATCCGCTTTCACGAGTGGGCAGGCGATTCGTGGGTAGTGCTGTTTTCGCACCCGGCCGACTTCACGCCGGTCTGCACGACCGAACTGGGCCTGACGGCCAAGCTCAAGCCCGAATTCGACAAGCGCAACGTCAAGGCGATCGCGCTGTCCGTCGACCCGGCCGAGCAGCACAAGAACTGGATCAAGGATATCGAGGAAACCCAGCAGACCGTGGTCGGCTTCCCGATCATCGCCGACGCGGATAAATCGGTGTCCACCCTGTACGACATGATCCACCCGGAAATGTCGGCCACGGCGACCGTGCGTTCGCTGTTCGTGATCGACCCGAAGAAAAAGATCCGCCTGACCATCACCTACCCGATGAGCACTGGCCGCAACTTCGACGAAGTGCTGCGCGTGATCGACGCGCTGCAGCTGACCGACGGCTATTCGGTGGCGACGCCGGGCAACTGGAAGGATGGGGATGACGTGATCATTCCGCTGACCGTGCAGGATCCGGCCGTGATCGCCGAAAAATATCCAAAGGGCTTTACGGCGCCGCGGCCGTATCTGCGCTTGACGCCGCAGCCGAACAAGTAA
- a CDS encoding nitroreductase produces MISSQQQEAVDAAITSRRSIRAFLDKPVEQADIARILEVAARAPSGTNTQPWKVYVLTGQARTALSDAILAVHTRPELSRQHTEEYAYYPREWVSPFIDRRRKVGWDLYSLLGLTREDKAGMAAQHARNFRFFDAPVGLIFTIDRIMEQGSWLDYGMFLQNIMVAARGRGLDTCPQAAFTQYHRIIAEQLSLPANERVVCGMALGWADPSKIENSLVTEREPLSTFVHFVN; encoded by the coding sequence ATGATCTCAAGCCAGCAACAAGAGGCGGTCGATGCCGCCATCACCTCGCGCCGCTCGATCCGCGCCTTCCTCGACAAGCCGGTGGAGCAGGCCGACATCGCGCGCATCCTGGAAGTGGCGGCGCGCGCCCCCTCCGGCACAAACACCCAGCCCTGGAAAGTGTATGTGCTGACCGGCCAGGCCCGGACGGCGCTGTCGGATGCCATCCTCGCCGTGCACACGCGTCCGGAATTGTCGCGCCAGCACACCGAGGAATACGCCTACTATCCGCGCGAATGGGTATCGCCCTTCATCGACCGCCGCCGCAAAGTCGGCTGGGATTTATACAGCCTGCTCGGCCTCACGCGCGAGGACAAGGCCGGCATGGCGGCCCAGCACGCGCGCAACTTCCGCTTCTTCGATGCGCCCGTCGGCCTGATTTTTACCATCGACCGCATCATGGAGCAGGGCTCCTGGCTCGACTACGGCATGTTCCTGCAGAACATCATGGTGGCGGCGCGCGGACGTGGACTGGACACCTGTCCGCAGGCGGCCTTCACCCAGTACCACCGCATCATTGCCGAGCAGCTGAGCCTGCCGGCTAACGAACGGGTCGTGTGCGGCATGGCGCTGGGCTGGGCCGATCCCTCAAAAATCGAGAACTCGCTCGTGACCGAACGCGAGCCGCTGTCGACCTTTGTTCATTTTGTAAATTAA
- a CDS encoding IclR family transcriptional regulator, giving the protein MKIETLEAPKTSIQVIERMVALLDALATYPDPVSLKELSKVSGLHPSTAHRILNDMVVTRFVDRVEPGTYRLGMRLLELGNVVKSRLSVREAALDFMRALHKKTQQTVNLSVRQGDEIVYIDRAFSERSGMQVVRAIGGRGPLHLTSTGKLFLSVDEAKAIRAYATRTGLAGHNKNSITDLTKLERELSLVRARGYARDNEELELGVRCMAAGIHDDSGKLVAGLSISAPADRLQDEWLDDLVQTAGQISATLGFRAASVA; this is encoded by the coding sequence ATGAAAATCGAAACCCTTGAAGCGCCCAAGACATCGATCCAGGTGATTGAGCGCATGGTCGCCCTGCTCGACGCACTGGCGACCTATCCCGATCCGGTGAGCCTGAAGGAATTGTCGAAAGTGTCGGGCCTGCATCCCTCCACCGCCCACCGCATCCTCAACGACATGGTCGTCACCCGCTTCGTCGACCGCGTCGAGCCCGGCACCTACCGGCTCGGCATGCGGCTGCTGGAACTGGGCAATGTCGTCAAAAGCCGGCTGTCGGTGCGCGAAGCGGCGCTCGACTTCATGCGCGCCCTGCACAAGAAAACCCAGCAGACCGTGAACCTGTCGGTACGCCAGGGCGACGAGATCGTCTACATCGACCGCGCCTTCTCGGAGCGCTCGGGCATGCAGGTGGTACGCGCGATCGGCGGACGCGGCCCGCTGCACCTCACCTCGACCGGCAAGCTGTTTTTATCGGTGGACGAGGCCAAGGCCATCCGCGCCTATGCCACGCGCACGGGCCTTGCCGGCCACAACAAGAATTCGATCACGGATCTCACCAAGCTCGAGCGCGAGCTGAGCCTGGTACGGGCGCGCGGCTATGCACGCGACAACGAAGAGCTGGAACTGGGCGTGCGCTGCATGGCCGCCGGCATCCATGACGACAGCGGCAAGCTGGTCGCCGGCCTGTCGATCTCGGCGCCGGCCGACCGCCTGCAGGACGAGTGGCTGGACGACCTGGTGCAGACGGCCGGGCAGATTTCGGCGACGCTCGGTTTCCGGGCCGCGTCGGTGGCCTGA